A single region of the Streptomyces caelestis genome encodes:
- a CDS encoding S1 family peptidase, with amino-acid sequence MFGFNRAKKAAALATASAAAATALLAAPAAVAAPQPIVGGTTTTTTAYPFVMQITDASQTQFCGGTLVSPTKVVTAAHCMVGETTSSVRVVGGRTYLNGTNGTVSRVSKIWIHPSYTSVTNGEDVAVLTLSTSMPYTPAKYVSSSQTSVYAAGTTARILGWGTTSSNGSSSNQLRTATVPTVSDSSCGSSYGSDFVRSEMVCAGYTSGGVDTCQGDSGGPLLIGGVLAGITSWGEGCAQAGYPGVYTRLTTFSNLVTTQVNS; translated from the coding sequence ATGTTCGGGTTCAACCGTGCCAAGAAGGCCGCCGCCCTCGCCACGGCGAGCGCTGCCGCCGCGACCGCGCTGCTCGCCGCTCCCGCCGCCGTCGCCGCGCCCCAGCCGATCGTCGGCGGTACGACGACCACGACGACCGCGTACCCGTTCGTCATGCAGATCACGGACGCCTCGCAGACCCAGTTCTGCGGCGGCACGCTGGTCTCGCCCACGAAGGTCGTCACCGCCGCCCACTGCATGGTCGGCGAGACCACCAGCAGCGTGCGCGTCGTCGGTGGCCGCACCTACCTCAACGGCACCAACGGCACGGTCAGCAGAGTCAGCAAGATCTGGATCCACCCGAGCTACACCAGCGTCACCAACGGCGAGGACGTGGCCGTGCTGACGCTGTCGACGTCGATGCCGTACACGCCGGCGAAGTACGTCTCCTCCTCGCAGACCTCGGTGTACGCGGCCGGCACCACCGCCCGCATCCTCGGCTGGGGCACCACCTCCTCGAACGGCAGCTCCTCCAACCAGCTGCGCACCGCGACCGTACCGACCGTGTCCGACTCCAGCTGCGGCAGCTCCTACGGCTCCGACTTCGTGCGGAGCGAGATGGTCTGCGCCGGATACACCTCCGGCGGCGTGGACACCTGCCAGGGCGACAGCGGCGGCCCCCTGCTCATCGGGGGCGTCCTGGCAGGCATCACTTCCTGGGGCGAGGGCTGCGCCCAGGCCGGTTACCCGGGTGTCTACACCCGGCTGACCACCTTCTCCAACCTGGTGACGACGCAGGTCAACTCGTAA
- a CDS encoding helix-turn-helix transcriptional regulator: MTVRRDFQEPPRSRPDVVIGREDLFTSAREQLGRGGSVLLHGPAGIGKSTVLRALTADYAGAARTVLRCSATESESHLPFLALADLFGLVLDEISGALPAAQRTALESALTGRGESTLQRDGLALRLAVLSALRTLAAKGPVLVVADDLQWLDAASAELLGFAARRLGDTPVQMLCAVRTEGQEYDRHLRASPPDTLAVRLGPLTRTQVSALLDHRGYTPLSRSTIRDIHRTSGGNPLFALELGRALAESPTRPRPGEPLPVPTSLRALVLSRLEMLSDEARRTLLVASAGARPTLALLHAAGREHAEAETAQAAALGLLATETEGPAVRFAHPLISAALYAEAPARERRAAHAALSTAASDPIERARHLALATTGTDPEVAARLAEAAALARDRGAPSVAASLGLLAARHTPADSAPGPDERRLQAAEDAITAGEADLARDIARDVLTRASVPAERVRAWMVVIEAAGQALGEVDAVFPQVLADAGDDPRLLALVHYQLAWRGLVVEGDFAEARQEAAHAAELAARGEDRRTELMALSFQASTETLMGHPGAPETVKRALKEPQDPYVACHHNGAGSARFRWLIMSDQLAEARATITALLREVRRRGMVESEVHFLRFLADTELRSGHCGRALDLARESLRLARDAGIGEGASAMLASLAEASAGDVDRALALAREAADHAEVDGDQMYLSRALAALGYAQLVAGDPAAAVRSLRRVRELEQGLGINDPARGRWHGDLAEALVRIGEPGEAQDVIDTARVHALRLGRESVLAVLDRAEALVRAARGEHEAALVRLTSVQDRLGRLGYGLEEARAAFALARLRTQTAAFPRTGGTPLPGPASYDEAARLFRRCRALPWLRQVDAAASAGPAAVGPASVAPPVALDALQGLASMERQVASLVMEGATNREIAARLFISVKTVEATLTRVYRKLGIRSRVDIVRLAAGRRTT; the protein is encoded by the coding sequence GTGACCGTGCGACGGGACTTCCAGGAGCCTCCCAGGAGCCGCCCCGACGTGGTCATCGGCCGGGAGGACCTGTTCACGTCGGCGCGTGAACAGCTCGGCCGAGGCGGCAGTGTGCTGCTCCACGGCCCCGCGGGAATTGGAAAATCGACGGTCCTGCGGGCGCTGACCGCGGATTACGCCGGTGCGGCGCGGACCGTGTTGCGCTGCTCGGCCACCGAGTCCGAATCCCACCTGCCCTTCCTGGCACTGGCCGACCTCTTCGGCCTGGTCCTGGACGAGATCTCCGGTGCGCTGCCCGCCGCCCAGCGCACCGCCCTGGAGTCGGCGCTCACCGGGCGCGGCGAGTCCACCCTCCAGCGCGACGGGCTCGCGCTGCGCCTGGCCGTGCTGTCGGCGCTGCGCACCCTCGCCGCCAAGGGCCCGGTGCTGGTCGTCGCCGACGACCTCCAGTGGCTGGACGCGGCCAGCGCCGAGCTACTCGGTTTCGCCGCCCGCCGGCTGGGCGACACGCCGGTGCAGATGCTGTGCGCGGTGCGGACCGAGGGCCAGGAGTACGACCGCCATCTACGCGCGTCCCCGCCCGACACGCTCGCCGTCCGGCTGGGCCCGCTGACCCGTACGCAGGTCTCCGCGCTGCTCGACCACCGCGGCTACACCCCCCTGTCCCGCTCCACGATCCGCGACATCCACCGCACCAGCGGCGGCAACCCGCTCTTCGCGCTGGAGCTGGGCCGCGCCCTCGCCGAGAGCCCCACCCGGCCCCGGCCCGGCGAGCCCCTGCCCGTGCCCACCTCGCTGCGGGCGCTGGTGCTGAGCCGGCTGGAGATGCTGTCCGACGAGGCGCGCCGCACCCTGCTCGTGGCCAGTGCCGGTGCCCGTCCCACGCTGGCGCTGCTGCACGCGGCCGGCCGGGAACACGCCGAGGCCGAGACCGCCCAGGCCGCGGCGCTGGGGCTGCTGGCGACCGAGACGGAGGGCCCCGCCGTACGGTTCGCGCATCCGCTGATCTCGGCCGCGCTGTACGCGGAGGCCCCGGCGCGGGAGCGGCGGGCCGCGCACGCGGCGCTGTCCACGGCGGCCTCCGACCCGATCGAGCGGGCCCGGCACCTGGCCCTGGCGACCACCGGCACCGACCCGGAGGTGGCCGCCCGGCTCGCCGAGGCCGCCGCGCTGGCCCGGGACCGGGGGGCGCCGTCCGTGGCCGCCTCGCTCGGGCTGCTCGCGGCCCGGCACACCCCGGCGGACAGTGCGCCCGGCCCGGACGAGCGGCGGCTCCAGGCCGCGGAGGACGCGATCACCGCCGGCGAGGCCGACCTCGCCCGGGACATCGCCCGGGACGTGCTGACCCGGGCCAGCGTGCCCGCGGAGCGCGTGCGGGCCTGGATGGTGGTCATCGAGGCGGCCGGGCAGGCGCTCGGCGAGGTCGACGCCGTCTTCCCGCAGGTCCTGGCCGACGCGGGCGACGACCCGCGCCTGCTCGCCCTGGTCCACTACCAGCTGGCCTGGCGCGGCCTGGTCGTCGAGGGCGACTTCGCCGAGGCCCGGCAGGAGGCCGCGCACGCGGCGGAGCTGGCCGCCCGCGGCGAGGACCGGCGCACCGAGCTGATGGCGCTGTCCTTCCAGGCCTCCACGGAGACCCTGATGGGCCACCCGGGCGCCCCGGAGACCGTCAAACGGGCGCTGAAGGAGCCGCAGGACCCCTACGTGGCGTGCCACCACAACGGCGCCGGCTCGGCCCGGTTCCGCTGGCTGATCATGAGCGACCAGCTGGCCGAGGCCCGGGCGACCATCACCGCGCTGCTGCGCGAGGTGCGCAGGCGCGGCATGGTCGAGAGCGAGGTGCACTTCCTGCGCTTCCTCGCCGACACGGAACTGCGCTCCGGGCACTGCGGCCGGGCCCTGGACCTGGCCCGCGAGAGCCTGCGGCTCGCCCGGGACGCCGGGATCGGCGAGGGCGCCTCGGCGATGCTCGCCTCCCTCGCGGAGGCCTCGGCCGGGGACGTCGACCGGGCGCTGGCCCTCGCCCGTGAGGCGGCGGACCACGCCGAGGTCGACGGCGACCAGATGTACCTGTCCCGGGCTCTGGCGGCCCTGGGCTACGCCCAGTTGGTGGCCGGGGACCCGGCGGCCGCGGTCCGTTCGCTGCGCCGGGTGCGCGAGCTGGAGCAGGGCCTCGGCATCAACGACCCGGCGCGCGGCCGCTGGCACGGCGACCTCGCCGAGGCCCTGGTCCGCATCGGCGAACCGGGCGAGGCCCAGGACGTCATCGACACGGCACGGGTGCACGCGCTGCGGCTGGGCCGGGAGAGCGTGCTGGCCGTCCTCGACCGGGCGGAGGCACTGGTGCGGGCGGCACGCGGCGAACACGAGGCCGCCCTGGTCCGGCTGACGTCCGTGCAGGACCGGCTCGGCAGGCTGGGCTACGGCCTTGAGGAGGCGCGGGCCGCCTTCGCGCTGGCCCGGCTGCGCACCCAGACCGCCGCCTTCCCCCGCACCGGCGGGACTCCCCTGCCGGGGCCGGCGTCGTACGACGAGGCCGCCCGGCTGTTCCGGCGCTGCCGGGCGCTGCCCTGGCTGCGTCAGGTCGACGCGGCCGCGTCGGCCGGTCCCGCGGCGGTCGGGCCTGCCTCCGTGGCGCCGCCCGTCGCGCTCGACGCGCTGCAGGGCCTCGCGTCGATGGAGCGTCAGGTCGCCTCGCTGGTGATGGAGGGCGCGACCAACCGGGAGATCGCGGCCCGTCTGTTCATCAGCGTCAAGACCGTCGAGGCGACCCTGACCCGGGTCTACCGCAAGCTGGGGATCCGTTCACGGGTGGACATCGTCCGGCTGGCGGCGGGCCGCCGCACGACCTGA
- a CDS encoding helix-turn-helix transcriptional regulator, producing MTADASDAVEIRNALLRLRRTTGLPVAFGALMEAGRQMRISELSGTATHALRSLVVTSGNGLGGKTVVLARPCVVTDYSASRQISHEYDAPVAVEGLRSVLAVPVVVRHAVRGVLYGALRTAQPLGGRMLDEAVEAARDVERALVLREEARTLAAGGGAGAGREQVREAHAALRALAPKIADPGLRAELLDACALLTADATPSERVRLAPREVDVLACVAAGATNAVAAERLGVAPETVKGYLRSAMRKLRAGTRGEAVAAARRAGWLP from the coding sequence GTGACAGCAGACGCGTCCGACGCGGTCGAGATACGGAACGCGCTGCTCCGCCTGCGGCGCACCACCGGCCTGCCGGTCGCCTTCGGCGCCCTGATGGAGGCCGGGCGGCAGATGCGCATCAGTGAACTGAGCGGCACGGCGACGCACGCCCTGCGTTCGCTGGTGGTGACGTCCGGGAACGGGCTGGGCGGCAAGACGGTGGTGCTCGCCCGGCCGTGCGTGGTGACGGACTACTCGGCGTCGCGGCAGATCAGCCACGAGTACGACGCCCCGGTCGCGGTGGAGGGGCTGCGCTCGGTGCTGGCCGTGCCGGTGGTCGTACGGCACGCGGTGCGCGGGGTGCTGTACGGCGCGCTGCGCACGGCCCAGCCCTTGGGCGGACGCATGCTGGACGAGGCCGTCGAGGCGGCGCGGGACGTGGAGCGGGCGCTGGTCCTGCGGGAGGAGGCCCGCACGCTCGCCGCCGGGGGCGGGGCCGGCGCGGGACGGGAGCAGGTGCGGGAGGCGCACGCGGCCCTGCGCGCGCTGGCCCCGAAGATCGCGGATCCCGGGCTGCGGGCCGAGCTGCTCGACGCGTGTGCCCTGCTGACGGCCGACGCCACCCCCTCGGAGCGGGTCCGGCTCGCGCCGCGCGAGGTGGATGTGCTGGCGTGCGTCGCCGCGGGGGCCACGAACGCGGTCGCGGCCGAGCGGCTGGGCGTGGCGCCCGAGACCGTCAAGGGGTATCTGCGGTCGGCCATGCGGAAGCTGCGGGCCGGGACCCGGGGCGAGGCCGTGGCTGCCGCACGCCGGGCGGGATGGTTGCCGTAG
- a CDS encoding AMP-binding protein: MASATEVFRGARDFLLEHREDYGTAYEGFRWPRPDYFNWALDWFDEIAHGNARTALHIVEEDGRETQLSFGEMSVRSAQFANWLRARGVRAEDRILVMLGNQAELWITALAAMKLRAVVIPATPLLGPADLRDRVDRGRVRHVIARSGDTGKFAEVPGRYTRIAAGAAPEDWLPLDDAYGAPADFTPDAPTRADDPLMLYFTSGTTARPKLVEHTHTSYPIGHLSTMYWIGLKPGDVHLNISSPGWAKHAWSNLFAPWNAEATVFLYNYTRFDASRLMAEMDRAAVTTFCAPPTVWRMLIQADLTQLRTPPREIVAAGEPLNPEVIEQVRRSWGVTIRDGFGQTETAVQVANSPGQPLKTGSMGRPSPGYRVELLDPVSGVPGASEGEIALDLSDRPVGLMTGYHGDADRTTEAMAGGYYRTGDIGARDADGYITYVGRRDDVFKASDYKISPFELESALLEHEAVAEAAVVPAPDELRLAVPKAYVVLAAGWEPGPDTAKVLFEHSREALAPYKRIRRLEFGDLPKTVSGKIRRIELREATAAGSDAEYREEDFR; the protein is encoded by the coding sequence ATGGCATCGGCGACGGAGGTGTTCCGCGGCGCGCGGGACTTCCTGCTGGAACACCGCGAGGACTACGGCACGGCCTACGAGGGCTTCCGCTGGCCCCGTCCCGACTACTTCAACTGGGCGCTGGACTGGTTCGACGAGATCGCGCACGGCAACGCCCGCACCGCGCTGCACATCGTCGAGGAGGACGGCCGCGAGACACAGCTGTCCTTCGGGGAGATGTCCGTACGCTCCGCCCAGTTCGCCAACTGGCTGCGGGCCCGGGGCGTGCGCGCCGAGGACCGGATCCTCGTGATGCTCGGCAACCAGGCCGAACTGTGGATCACCGCGCTCGCCGCGATGAAACTGCGCGCGGTCGTCATCCCGGCCACCCCGCTGCTCGGCCCCGCCGACCTGCGCGACCGCGTCGACCGCGGCCGGGTCCGGCACGTCATCGCGCGCTCCGGGGACACCGGCAAGTTCGCCGAGGTCCCCGGCCGCTACACGCGCATCGCCGCGGGCGCCGCCCCGGAGGACTGGCTGCCCCTCGATGACGCCTACGGCGCCCCGGCCGACTTCACACCCGACGCCCCGACCCGGGCCGACGACCCGCTGATGCTGTACTTCACCTCGGGCACCACCGCACGGCCCAAACTCGTGGAGCACACCCACACCTCGTATCCGATCGGGCACCTGTCGACCATGTACTGGATCGGCCTCAAGCCCGGTGACGTGCATCTGAACATCTCCTCGCCCGGCTGGGCCAAGCACGCCTGGTCCAACCTCTTCGCCCCCTGGAACGCCGAAGCGACCGTCTTCCTCTACAACTACACGCGTTTCGACGCCTCCCGTCTCATGGCCGAGATGGACCGGGCCGCCGTCACCACCTTCTGCGCCCCGCCCACCGTCTGGCGCATGCTCATCCAGGCCGACCTGACGCAGCTGCGCACCCCGCCGCGCGAGATCGTCGCCGCCGGTGAGCCGCTCAACCCGGAGGTCATCGAGCAGGTCCGCCGCTCTTGGGGCGTCACCATCCGGGACGGCTTCGGCCAGACCGAGACGGCCGTGCAGGTCGCCAACAGCCCCGGCCAGCCGCTGAAGACCGGCTCGATGGGCCGGCCGAGCCCCGGCTACCGCGTCGAGCTGCTGGACCCCGTCTCGGGCGTGCCGGGCGCGAGCGAGGGCGAGATCGCGCTCGACCTGTCGGACCGGCCCGTCGGCCTGATGACCGGCTACCACGGCGACGCGGACCGCACGACGGAAGCGATGGCCGGCGGCTACTACCGCACGGGCGACATCGGCGCGCGGGACGCGGACGGCTACATCACCTACGTCGGCCGCAGGGACGACGTCTTCAAGGCGTCCGACTACAAGATCAGCCCCTTCGAGCTGGAGAGCGCGCTGCTGGAGCACGAGGCGGTGGCCGAGGCGGCCGTCGTGCCCGCGCCGGACGAGCTGCGGCTCGCGGTGCCGAAGGCCTACGTCGTCCTGGCGGCGGGCTGGGAGCCCGGCCCCGACACCGCGAAGGTGCTGTTCGAGCACTCCCGCGAGGCCCTGGCCCCCTACAAGCGCATCCGCCGCCTGGAGTTCGGCGACCTGCCCAAGACCGTCTCGGGCAAGATCCGCCGCATCGAGCTGCGCGAGGCCACGGCGGCCGGGTCGGACGCCGAGTACCGCGAGGAGGACTTCCGGTGA
- a CDS encoding AMP-binding protein, giving the protein MTSYSHGTSETALLGDTIGANLDRAVAAWPDREALVDVPSGRRWTYARFGAAVDELASALLASGVAKGDRVGIWAVNCPEWVLVQYATARIGAIMVNINPAYRTHEVEYVLKQAGISLLFASLGHKTSDYRAMVEQVRGRCAGLREVVYFGDPSWDALLGRGTPGARIADDGLSCDDPVNIQYTSGTTGFPKGATLSHHNILNNGYFVGESIAYTEQDRVCIPVPFYHCFGMVMGNLAATSHGACMVIPAPSFDPKATLEAVQQERCTSLYGVPTMFIAELNLPGFASYDLSSLRTGIMAGSPCPVEVMKRVVAEMNMAEVSICYGMTETSPVSTQTRRDDDLEHRTGTVGRVLPHVEVKIVDPATGATRPRGTAGELCTRGYSVMLGYWNEPEKTAEAIDAGRWMHTGDLAVMREDGYVEVVGRIKDMIIRGGENIYPREIEEFLYAHPKIQDVQVVGVPHDHYGEEVLACVIPRDPADPLTLDELHAFCQGRLAHYKIPSRLQLLDSFPMTVSGKVRKVELRERFGGGQR; this is encoded by the coding sequence GTGACCTCGTACAGTCATGGAACCAGCGAGACGGCCCTGCTCGGCGACACCATCGGGGCCAACCTGGACCGGGCGGTGGCCGCCTGGCCGGACCGTGAGGCGCTGGTCGACGTGCCGTCCGGGCGGCGCTGGACCTACGCGCGGTTCGGAGCGGCCGTCGACGAGCTGGCCTCCGCGCTGCTCGCCTCCGGGGTCGCCAAGGGCGACCGGGTGGGCATCTGGGCGGTCAACTGTCCCGAGTGGGTCCTGGTCCAGTACGCCACGGCCCGCATCGGCGCGATCATGGTGAACATCAACCCGGCCTACCGCACCCACGAAGTCGAGTACGTCCTCAAGCAGGCGGGGATCTCCCTCCTGTTCGCCTCCCTCGGCCACAAGACGAGCGACTACCGGGCGATGGTCGAGCAAGTGCGGGGCAGATGCGCCGGGTTGCGCGAGGTCGTGTACTTCGGCGACCCGAGCTGGGACGCGCTGCTCGGGCGGGGGACACCCGGTGCCCGGATCGCGGACGACGGCCTGTCCTGCGACGACCCGGTCAACATCCAGTACACGTCGGGCACGACGGGCTTCCCCAAGGGGGCCACCCTCTCCCACCACAACATCCTCAACAACGGCTATTTCGTAGGGGAGTCGATCGCCTACACCGAGCAGGACCGGGTGTGCATCCCCGTGCCGTTCTACCACTGCTTCGGCATGGTCATGGGGAATCTGGCCGCCACGTCCCACGGCGCCTGCATGGTCATCCCGGCCCCGTCCTTCGACCCCAAGGCCACGCTGGAGGCGGTCCAGCAGGAGCGCTGCACCTCGCTCTACGGCGTCCCGACCATGTTCATCGCGGAGCTGAACCTCCCCGGCTTCGCGTCGTACGACCTCTCCTCCCTGCGCACCGGCATCATGGCGGGCTCGCCCTGCCCGGTGGAGGTGATGAAGCGCGTGGTCGCCGAGATGAACATGGCCGAGGTGTCGATCTGTTACGGCATGACGGAGACCTCGCCCGTCTCCACGCAGACCCGACGCGACGACGACCTGGAGCACCGCACCGGCACGGTCGGCCGCGTGCTGCCGCACGTCGAGGTGAAGATCGTCGACCCGGCGACGGGCGCGACCCGACCGCGCGGCACGGCGGGCGAGTTGTGCACCCGCGGTTACAGCGTGATGCTCGGCTACTGGAACGAGCCGGAGAAGACCGCGGAGGCCATCGACGCGGGCCGCTGGATGCACACCGGCGACCTCGCGGTGATGCGCGAGGACGGCTACGTGGAGGTCGTCGGCCGCATCAAGGACATGATCATCCGGGGCGGGGAGAATATCTACCCCCGCGAGATCGAGGAGTTCCTCTACGCCCACCCCAAGATCCAGGACGTCCAGGTCGTGGGCGTCCCGCACGACCACTACGGCGAGGAGGTCCTCGCCTGCGTCATCCCCCGCGACCCCGCCGACCCGCTCACCCTGGACGAACTCCACGCCTTCTGCCAGGGCCGCCTCGCCCACTACAAGATCCCGAGCAGGCTTCAGCTCCTCGACTCCTTCCCCATGACGGTGTCCGGGAAGGTGCGCAAGGTGGAACTGCGGGAGAGGTTCGGGGGCGGGCAGAGGTAG
- a CDS encoding GNAT family N-acetyltransferase, translating into MGDIEPGTLVVRRAEASDRTALTETDPIAAAGDRARRASIRRWCEQSLALLAEDARGPVGYGVLEYTFFEQGFLTLLTVAPAARRQGVARRLLTAVEAACTTPKLFTSTNVSNQPMQQLLLRAGWQPAGLVHGLDDGDPELFYLCPPPNLSRSSTLRTFPDTVMGKESRS; encoded by the coding sequence ATGGGCGACATCGAACCCGGCACGCTCGTCGTGCGCCGCGCCGAGGCGTCGGACCGCACGGCACTGACCGAGACGGACCCGATCGCGGCGGCGGGAGACCGGGCGCGCCGCGCGAGCATCCGGCGCTGGTGCGAGCAGAGCCTGGCGCTGCTGGCCGAGGACGCGCGCGGGCCCGTGGGCTACGGCGTGCTGGAGTACACCTTCTTCGAACAGGGCTTCCTCACCCTGCTGACGGTCGCGCCCGCCGCACGCCGGCAGGGAGTGGCCAGGCGTCTCCTCACGGCCGTCGAAGCCGCGTGCACCACGCCCAAGCTGTTCACCTCGACCAACGTCTCCAACCAGCCCATGCAGCAGCTGCTCCTGAGAGCCGGCTGGCAACCCGCCGGTCTGGTCCACGGCCTCGACGACGGCGACCCCGAGCTGTTCTACCTCTGCCCGCCCCCGAACCTCTCCCGCAGTTCCACCTTGCGCACCTTCCCGGACACCGTCATGGGGAAGGAGTCGAGGAGCTGA
- a CDS encoding GNAT family N-acetyltransferase: protein MRIRPATAAELPALQGIERAAGTPFRDLGMPEIADDEPPALDVLERYRGAGRCWVAVDERDHPAAYLVAEPVDGALHIEQVSVHPRAARRGVGRALLAYAADRAREEGLTALTLTTFTEVPWNAPYYARLGFRTLGEADLTPGLREIRAAEARHGLARWPRVCMRAPL, encoded by the coding sequence ATGCGTATCCGCCCCGCGACCGCCGCCGAACTCCCCGCCCTCCAGGGCATCGAACGTGCCGCCGGTACCCCCTTCCGCGATCTCGGCATGCCGGAGATCGCCGACGACGAACCGCCCGCGCTCGACGTGCTGGAGCGCTACCGCGGGGCGGGCCGCTGCTGGGTCGCGGTGGACGAGCGGGACCACCCGGCCGCGTATCTCGTCGCCGAACCCGTGGACGGCGCCCTGCACATCGAGCAGGTCTCGGTCCACCCGCGCGCCGCGCGTCGGGGCGTGGGCCGGGCCCTGCTGGCGTACGCCGCCGACCGCGCCCGCGAGGAGGGCCTGACCGCCCTGACGCTGACCACCTTCACGGAGGTCCCGTGGAACGCCCCCTACTACGCCCGCCTCGGCTTCCGCACCCTCGGGGAGGCGGACCTCACGCCCGGCCTGCGCGAGATCCGCGCGGCGGAGGCCCGACACGGCCTGGCCCGCTGGCCCCGCGTGTGCATGCGCGCACCACTGTGA
- a CDS encoding MerR family transcriptional regulator, with the protein MRIGELSRRTGVNTHQLRYYEAQGLLEADRGTNGYREYDETAVLRVKQIRHLLGAGLSSEDIAYLLPCAVGEAPELLGCPELLAAMRSRLSRLDDQMAALARSRDALADYIDAAERMGSRTYPPFDGAGPERVPA; encoded by the coding sequence ATGCGTATCGGGGAACTGAGTCGCCGGACGGGCGTCAACACCCATCAGTTGCGCTACTACGAGGCCCAGGGCCTGCTGGAGGCGGACCGCGGCACGAACGGATACCGCGAGTACGACGAGACCGCCGTGCTGCGGGTGAAACAGATCCGCCACCTGCTCGGCGCCGGCTTATCGTCCGAGGACATCGCGTATCTGCTGCCCTGTGCGGTCGGAGAGGCCCCGGAGCTGCTCGGGTGTCCCGAACTGCTGGCGGCGATGCGGTCGCGGCTGAGCCGGCTGGACGACCAGATGGCCGCGCTCGCCCGCTCCCGGGACGCCCTCGCCGACTACATCGACGCGGCCGAGCGCATGGGCAGCCGTACCTACCCGCCCTTCGACGGCGCCGGCCCGGAGCGCGTGCCCGCCTGA
- a CDS encoding NAD(P)-dependent oxidoreductase, which yields MNRTDTPVTVIGLGLMGQALAGAFLKAGHPTTVWNRTTAKADGLVARGARLAPTVGDAVRAGSLTLICVTDYQAVRELFGTGDIELDGTTLVNLTSGDSAQARETARWAEQRGARYLDGAVMAVPPAIGTPEAVILHSGPQAYFDAHKPTLDALGTVTHVGADHGLASLYDVAGLAMMWSVLNAWLQGTALLRTAGVDAATYAPFAQRIAAGVAHWLPGYAEQIDSGSFPAEVSALETDARAMAHLIEESEAVGVNAELPKLFKAMADRSIAAGHGGEQYPVLIEEFSRPGPGDD from the coding sequence ATGAACAGAACCGACACACCCGTGACAGTCATCGGACTCGGACTGATGGGCCAGGCACTCGCCGGCGCGTTCCTGAAAGCCGGGCATCCCACGACCGTGTGGAACCGTACGACCGCCAAAGCCGACGGGCTGGTGGCCCGAGGCGCACGGCTCGCGCCGACGGTCGGCGACGCGGTCCGGGCCGGTTCCCTGACCCTCATCTGCGTCACCGACTACCAGGCCGTGCGGGAGCTGTTCGGCACGGGCGACATCGAGCTCGACGGCACGACGCTGGTCAATCTCACCTCGGGCGACTCGGCCCAGGCCCGGGAGACCGCCCGATGGGCCGAGCAGCGCGGCGCACGCTACCTGGACGGCGCCGTCATGGCCGTCCCGCCGGCCATCGGCACGCCCGAGGCGGTGATTCTGCACAGTGGACCGCAGGCGTACTTCGACGCGCACAAACCGACCCTCGACGCGCTCGGCACCGTCACCCACGTCGGCGCGGACCACGGCCTGGCGTCCCTGTACGACGTGGCCGGACTGGCCATGATGTGGAGCGTCCTGAACGCCTGGCTGCAGGGCACCGCGTTGCTCAGGACGGCCGGTGTCGACGCCGCGACGTACGCGCCGTTCGCGCAGCGGATCGCCGCCGGTGTGGCCCATTGGCTGCCCGGATACGCCGAGCAGATCGACAGCGGCTCCTTCCCGGCCGAGGTGTCGGCCCTGGAGACCGACGCGCGGGCCATGGCACACCTGATCGAGGAGAGCGAGGCGGTGGGTGTCAACGCCGAACTGCCGAAGCTGTTCAAGGCGATGGCCGACCGCTCGATCGCCGCGGGACACGGTGGCGAGCAGTATCCCGTGCTGATCGAAGAGTTCAGCAGGCCCGGGCCCGGCGACGACTGA